The proteins below are encoded in one region of Metallibacterium scheffleri:
- a CDS encoding DUF4411 family protein produces the protein MSYLLDANVFMSAKNLHYGLDFCPAFWDWLVHKGNTGSVFSIDKVADEIEAGQDELSDWAKDSGQMLFRRTPPTLAPQFTLVSTWTTGQQYTPAAINTFLQAADFYLLAHARAGNHVVVTHEVPSNSPGRIKIPNACVGLGVRFMTPYQMLRIEQARFVLGAQP, from the coding sequence ATGAGCTATCTGCTGGACGCCAATGTGTTCATGTCGGCGAAGAACCTGCACTACGGACTGGATTTCTGTCCTGCGTTCTGGGATTGGCTGGTGCACAAAGGCAATACGGGCTCGGTGTTCAGCATCGACAAGGTGGCCGATGAAATCGAAGCCGGTCAGGACGAGTTGTCGGACTGGGCCAAAGACTCCGGCCAAATGCTGTTTCGGCGCACACCGCCGACACTGGCGCCGCAGTTCACCCTGGTCAGTACATGGACTACTGGGCAGCAGTACACGCCGGCCGCCATCAACACGTTTCTGCAGGCCGCCGACTTCTATCTGCTCGCCCATGCGCGGGCCGGCAATCATGTGGTGGTAACCCACGAGGTTCCTTCCAACTCGCCTGGGCGCATCAAGATTCCGAATGCCTGCGTGGGCCTTGGCGTGAGGTTCATGACGCCCTACCAGATGCTGCGCATCGAACAAGCGCGGTTTGTGCTGGGGGCACAGCCATGA
- a CDS encoding ImmA/IrrE family metallo-endopeptidase, which produces MTTVAASVPVLRWAAQRARLHDGDLAARFSKWPLWLSGEAQPTLKQLENFARFTHTAIGYFFLPQPPALALPVPDFRTLRDEALAEPSTDLLDTLYLCQQRQDWYHDHARMHGLPALPFVGSASVQEAPEAAAQRLRETLGLSAEARRQLPTWTDALRQLIAKAEDAGVMVMVSSVVGSNSHRKLDVGEFRGFALADDLAPLVFLNGADSKAAQMFTLAHELAHVWLGATGVSDTQAGQVPEQQIERWCNQVAAELLMPMDELRAAHQRNAPIPGEIQRLAREFKVSTLVALRRLFDAGYLTQTGLWQHYREEQERLRTLKKRSSPGGDFYRSLGARTSKRFARAIVSSTLEGLTSFPDAFRMLGVRKTATFFEAARELGVTA; this is translated from the coding sequence GTGACCACTGTCGCCGCTTCCGTCCCCGTGCTTCGCTGGGCGGCGCAACGCGCGCGCCTGCACGATGGGGATCTTGCGGCGCGCTTTAGCAAGTGGCCCTTGTGGCTCAGCGGCGAGGCCCAGCCCACGCTCAAACAGCTGGAAAACTTCGCGCGCTTCACGCACACGGCCATCGGCTACTTTTTTCTGCCCCAGCCGCCCGCGCTGGCACTGCCGGTGCCGGACTTCCGCACCCTGCGCGACGAAGCGCTCGCCGAACCCAGCACCGACCTGCTCGACACCCTTTACCTGTGCCAGCAGCGGCAGGACTGGTACCACGACCACGCACGCATGCACGGCTTGCCGGCCTTGCCATTCGTCGGCAGCGCCAGCGTGCAGGAAGCGCCCGAGGCGGCGGCGCAACGGCTGCGCGAGACGCTGGGCCTGTCCGCCGAGGCACGTCGCCAGTTGCCCACGTGGACGGATGCACTGCGCCAGTTGATCGCCAAGGCCGAAGATGCTGGAGTGATGGTGATGGTAAGTTCCGTGGTGGGCAGCAACAGCCACCGCAAGCTGGACGTGGGCGAGTTTCGCGGCTTCGCGCTGGCGGACGACCTTGCGCCGCTGGTCTTCTTGAACGGCGCAGACAGCAAGGCCGCGCAGATGTTCACGCTGGCGCATGAGCTGGCGCATGTGTGGCTGGGCGCAACCGGCGTATCCGACACGCAGGCGGGACAAGTGCCCGAGCAGCAAATCGAGCGCTGGTGCAACCAGGTCGCGGCCGAACTGCTGATGCCTATGGATGAGCTGCGAGCAGCGCACCAGCGCAACGCGCCGATACCGGGTGAAATCCAGAGGCTGGCGCGCGAATTCAAGGTCAGCACGCTGGTCGCATTGCGCCGCCTGTTCGACGCGGGCTACCTCACGCAGACCGGGCTGTGGCAGCACTACCGGGAAGAACAGGAACGGTTACGCACCCTGAAGAAGCGCAGCAGCCCTGGCGGCGACTTCTATCGATCCTTGGGGGCACGCACCAGCAAACGTTTTGCCCGCGCCATCGTGTCCAGCACGCTGGAGGGTCTGACCTCGTTCCCAGACGCCTTTCGCATGCTGGGCGTGCGCAAGACCGCCACGTTCTTTGAAGCGGCGCGCGAACTGGGGGTGACGGCATGA
- a CDS encoding DNA methyltransferase, with product MKLVKSKQRVADHGEVFTPAWMVEAMLDLVKGETERIDARFLEPACGSGNFLVRILQRKLAAVELKYGKPDFEKRHYALLALMCIYGIELLPDNIAECRANVLEILAEYLNLDESDDLYSAASQVLSQNLVHGDALTMRTQSGEPITFAEWGYLGKGKFQRRDFRFDILTGMSTHTEQGSLFAKHEIFTPIQTYPPMTVGDLAAEFVQVAPTQMPKEQA from the coding sequence GTGAAACTCGTAAAATCCAAACAACGTGTCGCTGACCATGGGGAGGTGTTCACCCCTGCGTGGATGGTCGAAGCGATGCTCGACCTCGTCAAAGGCGAAACCGAGCGCATCGACGCACGCTTTCTGGAGCCCGCGTGCGGCAGCGGCAATTTTCTTGTGCGCATCCTCCAGCGCAAGCTCGCGGCGGTCGAACTCAAGTACGGGAAGCCCGACTTTGAAAAGCGGCACTACGCGCTGCTCGCATTGATGTGTATTTACGGCATCGAGCTGCTGCCGGACAACATCGCCGAGTGCCGGGCGAACGTGCTGGAAATCCTGGCCGAGTACCTGAACCTTGATGAATCGGACGACCTGTACAGCGCCGCATCGCAAGTGCTGTCGCAGAATCTCGTCCACGGCGACGCGCTGACAATGCGCACGCAGAGCGGTGAGCCGATCACCTTTGCCGAGTGGGGCTACCTTGGCAAGGGTAAATTCCAGCGGCGCGACTTCCGCTTTGACATCCTCACTGGCATGTCTACCCATACCGAACAGGGCTCCTTGTTCGCCAAACACGAGATTTTCACGCCAATCCAGACATACCCGCCAATGACCGTTGGCGATTTGGCTGCCGAGTTTGTGCAAGTGGCACCTACGCAAATGCCCAAGGAGCAGGCGTGA